A stretch of the Mustela nigripes isolate SB6536 chromosome X, MUSNIG.SB6536, whole genome shotgun sequence genome encodes the following:
- the SLC25A5 gene encoding ADP/ATP translocase 2 has protein sequence MTDAAVSFAKDFLAGGVAAAISKTAVAPIERVKLLLQVQHASKQITADKQYKGIIDCVVRIPKEQGVLSFWRGNLANVIRYFPTQALNFAFKDKYKQIFLGGVDKRTQFWRYFAGNLASGGAAGATSLCFVYPLDFARTRLAADVGKAGAEREFKGLGDCLVKIYKSDGIRGLYQGFNVSVQGIIIYRAAYFGIYDTAKGMLPDPKNTHIFISWMIAQSVTAVAGLTSYPFDTVRRRMMMQSGRKGTDIMYTGTVDCWRKIARDEGAKAFFKGAWSNVLRGMGGAFVLVLYDEIKKFT, from the exons ATGACAGATGCTGCTGTGTCCTTCGCCAAGGACTTCCTGGCGGGTGGAGTGGCCGCGGCCATCTCCAAGACGGCGGTAGCGCCCATCGAGCGGGTCAAGCTGCTGCTGCAG GTGCAGCATGCCAGCAAGCAAATCACTGCGGATAAGCAATACAAGGGCATTATAGACTGCGTGGTTCGtatccccaaggagcagggagtccTGTCCTTCTGGCGTGGTAACCTGGCCAATGTCATCAGATACTTCCCCACCCAGGCTCTCAACTTTGCCTTCAAAGATAAATACAAGCAGATCTTCCTGGGTGGCGTGGACAAAAGAACCCAGTTTTGGCGCTACTTTGCCGGGAATCTGGCATCGGGTGGTGCAGCTGGGGCCACATCCTTGTGCTTTGTATATCCTCTTGATTTTGCCCGTACCCGCCTAGCAGCCGATGTGGGCAAAGCCGGAGCTGAAAGGGAATTCAAAGGCCTCGGTGACTGCCTGGTTAAGATCTACAAATCTGATGGCATTAGGGGCCTGTACCAAGGCTTCAATGTGTCTGTGCAGGGTATTATCATCTACCGAGCCGCCTACTTCGGTATCTATGACACCGCCAAGG GAATGCTTCCAGATCCCAAGAATACTCACATCTTCATCAGCTGGATGATCGCACAGTCTGTCACAGCGGTTGCCGGGTTGACTTCCTATCCATTTGACACTGTTCGCCGCCGAATGATGATGCAGTCTGGGCGCAAAGGGA CTGACATCATGTACACAGGCACAGTGGATTGCTGGAGGAAGATCGCGCGCGATGAAGGCGCCAAAGCGTTTTTCAAGGGGGCGTGGTCCAATGTTCTCCGCGGCATGGGTGGTGCTTTCGTGCTCGTCTTGTATGATGAAATCAAGAAGTTCACATAA